In one window of Phalacrocorax aristotelis unplaced genomic scaffold, bGulAri2.1 scaffold_156, whole genome shotgun sequence DNA:
- the LOC142051367 gene encoding E3 ubiquitin-protein ligase PHF7-like, with protein MELRSRRRKMPQSPPAQCPPAPPEEQAGPSRVPPPRKRKRQVPKEEVCRLCWRADCDPEVVGQLCHQKGLCVHENCLYHATRLGQKGADEEGFYGFLFPDIRQELKRVAQKRCCICRLRGASVACRRRRCRRIFHFPCGSERGCVSQFFGEFKSFCWKHRPVQRVRAVQQDETPCLICQEAVAGRPCYDTLVCPACASAWFHRRCIQGQALRSALHYFRCPLCQDVPTFQAEMFRLGIKIPDRDAAWEEDGAFADHYQRHSSCDASQCLCPVGREQAEVNGPWRLLLCGSCASRGTHQLCSGIGEDADSWECGDCSGTGTAPPVAPGPDSSPADAGTLAQHPGSWHFS; from the exons ATGGAGCTGAGGTCGCGGCGCCGCAAGATGCCCcagtccccccctgcccagtgtcccccggcgccgccggaggagcaggcaggaccctcCCGTGTGCCACCCCCGCGCAAAAGAAAGCGTCAGGTCcccaaggaggaag tatgcaggctgtgctggcgagcagactgtgaccccgaagtcgtggggcagctgtgccatCAGAAGGGGCTCTGCGTCCATGAGAACTGCCTG taCCACGCCACCAGGCTGGGCCAGAAAGGGGCCGATGAAGAGGGCTTCTACGGCTTTCTCTTCCCCGACAtccggcaggagctgaagcgggtggcacagaag aggtgctgcatctgCCGGCTGCGGGGTGCCTCGGTCGCCTGTCGGCGCAGGCGCTGCCGCCGAatcttccacttcccctgcggcagtgagcggggctgcgtctcccagttcttcggggagttcaa gtccttctgctggaagcaccggccggtgcagcgggtgcgggcggtgcagcaggacgagaccccctgcctcatctgtcaggaggcggtggcggggcggccctgctacgacaccctggtctgtcctgcctgtgccagcgcctggtTCCACCGCCGCTGCATCCAG ggccaggcgctgcgctctgccctgcactacttccgctgccccctctgccaggacgTGCCGACCTTCCAGGCGGAGATGTTTCGCCTGGGCATCAAAATCCCCGACAG ggatgctgcctgggaggaggacggggcctTCGCGGACCACTACCAGCGGCACAGCTCCTGCGatgccagccagtgcctgtgcccGGTGGGACGGGAGCAGGCGGAGGTGAACGG gccctggagacttctgctctgtggctcctgtgcctcccgcggcacccaccagctctgctccggcaTAGGAGAAGACGCCGACTCCTGGGAGTGCGGCGACTGCAGTGGCACGGGCACCG CGCCTCCCGTTGCACCTGGCCCAGACTCCAGCCCCGCCGACGCAGGGACCCTCGCACAGCACCCCGGGTCCTGgcacttcagctga
- the LOC142051375 gene encoding E3 ubiquitin-protein ligase PHF7-like gives MELRSRRRKMPQSPPAQCPPAPPEEQAGPSRVPPPRKRKRQVPKEEVCRLCWRADCDPEVVGQLCRQKGLCVHENCLYHATRLGQKGADEEGFYGFLFPDIRQELKRVAQKRCCICRLRGASVACRRRRCRRIFHFPCGSERGCVSQFFGEFKSFCWKHRPVQRVRAVQQDETPCLICQEAVAGRPCYDTLVCPACASAWFHRRCIQGQALRSALHYFRCPLCQDVPTFQAEMFRLGIKIPDRDAAWEEDGAFADHYQRHSSCDASQCLCPVGREQAEVNGPWRLLLCGSCASRGTHQLCSGIGEDADSWECGDCSGTGTGEGGGAGCPQPPPPTQGPSHSTPGPGTSAEEEEARILAGHPGTQLPSQPLSQKPAEPH, from the exons ATGGAGCTGAGGTCGCGGCGCCGCAAGATGCCGcagtccccccctgcccagtgtcccccggcgccgccggaggagcaggcaggaccctcCCGTGTGCCACCCCCGCGCAAAAGAAAGCGTCAGGTCcccaaggaggaag tatgcaggctgtgctggcgagcagactgtgaccccgaagtcgtggggcagctgtgccgtCAGAAGGGGCTCTGCGTCCATGAGAACTGCCTG taCCACGCCACCAGGCTGGGCCAGAAAGGGGCCGATGAAGAGGGCTTCTACGGCTTTCTCTTCCCCGACAtccggcaggagctgaagcggGTGGCACAGAAG aggtgctgcatctgCCGGCTGCGGGGTGCCTCGGTCGCCTGTCGGCGCAGGCGCTGCCGCCGAatcttccacttcccctgcggcagtgagcggggctgcgtctcccagttcttcggggagttcaa gtccttctgctggaagcaccggccggtgcagcgggtgcgggcggtgcagcaggacgagaccccctgcctcatctgccaggaggcggtggcggggcggccctgctacgacaccctggtctgtcctgcctgtgccagcgcctggtTCCACCGCCGCTGCATCCAG ggccaggcgctgcgctctgccctgcactacttccgctgccccctctgccaggacgTGCCGACCTTCCAGGCGGAGATGTTTCGCCTGGGCATCAAAATCCCCGACAG ggatgctgcctgggaggaggacggggcctTCGCGGACCACTACCAGCGGCACAGCTCCTGCGatgccagccagtgcctgtgcccGGTGGGACGGGAGCAGGCGGAGGTGAACGG gccctggagacttctgctctgtggctcctgtgcctcccgcggcacccaccagctctgctccggcaTAGGAGAAGACGCCGACTCCTGGGAGTGCGGCGACTGCAGCGGCACGGGCACCGgtgaggggggcggggcaggctgcccacagccac CCCCGCCAACGCAGGGACCCTCGCACAGCACCCCGGGTCCTGgcacttcagctgaggaagaagaggccagGATCCTCGCAGGACACCCcggcacccagctgccctcccagcccctctcccagaaacctgcagagcctcactAA